In a single window of the Nilaparvata lugens isolate BPH chromosome 1, ASM1435652v1, whole genome shotgun sequence genome:
- the LOC111053114 gene encoding AN1-type zinc finger protein 1: protein MEFPEAGKRCNHLECKQLDFLPIVCDFCKLVFCKDHSSTIGHSCPKNVDNSVPNSKVSDAVSYKCTEDGCSQSGVVPMLCANCQKHFCLAHRHHGCFDAKPAKKEIDKLRAHKELQNKVKAEMNKQVDLTLKAAQKKSAASRALANKLKLMKIKGKAVGDFRVPTTDRLYFLIQPPLTTPGKETKPIYLSKDWSIGKATDYCAKRLNIDNHNNQLDSPKLRLFLQETGQLITHDMDTILGSFINDSIIDGDSLVLEFIDFEVAKQCGPVRIDPEKYN from the exons ATGGAATTCCCTGAAGCAGGCAAACGATGTAATCATTTGGAATGTAAACAGTTAGATTTCCTTCCTATCGTATGCGATTTTTGTAAACTCGTTTTTTGTAAGGATCATTCTTCTACAATTGGTCATTCTTGCCCTAAAAATGTAGATAATTCGGTACCCAACTCAAAG GTTTCAGATGCTGTTAGCTACAAGTGCACTGAAGATGGGTGCTCACAGAGCGGTGTTGTCCCGATGTTGTGTGCCAACTGTCAAAAACATTTCTGTCTAGCACATCGACATCATGGATGTTTTGATGCAAAGCCGGCAAAAAAGGAAATTGATAAGCTACGAGCACATAAGGAACTACAAAATAAAGTCAAAGCTGAAATGAACAAACAG GTGGATTTGACTTTGAAGGCAGCTCAGAAGAAATCGGCAGCAAGCCGAGCATTAGCCAACAAACTCAAGTTGATGAAGATCAAGGGTAAAGCAGTGGGCGACTTCCGGGTACCCACTACAGATCGCCTCTACTTCCTGATTCAGCCGCCCCTCACGACGCCCGGCAAGGAGACCAAGCCCATCTACCTGTCCAAGGACTGGTCTATTGGCAAAGCCACCGACTACTGTGCTAAACGGCTCAACATCGACAACCACAACAACCAGCTCGACAGCCCCAAGTTGCGCCTCTTCCTGCAGGAGACTGGTCAACTCATAACTCACGACATGGACACCATTTTAGGCTCCTTCATCAATGATAGCATTATCGATGGCGATTCATTAGTGCTCGAGTTTATTGATTTCGAAGTTGCTAAGCAATGTGGTCCGGTAAGAATTGATCctgagaaatataattga